The genomic stretch GCTGCGTGCGTGTCGAGAACAGATCCGCGACCCTGTCGAACTGAAGGGCAATCACGAGAGCGACCACCATCAGTCCAACCGCAGTCAGCGAAAGGGTTAGAATCTTGAGCCGGAACGCATTGGTTCGCTCTTTGAGGAGCAGCACGAATACGAGCGCCACGGTGGCAAAAAGAAACAGGCCCCAGGCGGCACGGGAGAAGGAGAGAAAGACCGCCAGCGTCAGGATCAGGACCCCCAACAGTCTCAGCGGAGCTTTTTTCAAAGGCTGGGTCAGCAATCCATGCATGAGATAGAGGATCGGTGCGATCAGGAAGGGGCCAAAGACATTGGGATCCTGAAAGGCCCCCTTCGCGCGATCAAACCGCGTGAACACCTCAGCACCAGGAAAGGCGTGAAAATAGCCGAGAATGCCAAGGGTGCCGGTGACGAGCGCAGCCGCCACCCAGGCGCGGAAGATCATCCGCAGCCGCTCATGCCGGTCCTCGATGATTGCCGCGAAAAAGACAGACGTTAGAGCGAGGAACAGCGAGACCGCGACATACATCGGCCCGCTCGCAAGATCCTTCATGACGGTCAGAGACAGCATCCCGCCAACATTGAAGATCAGCAGAAGCACGAGAAGTGGCGCGACGGCACGCGAGATCTTCAATCCAAACAGAAACCAGATTGCAACCTGACCGACCAGCAGCAGTTCGTAGGGAGCAGGCTCTGACATGACAAAGCCGGACAGAAAGACACTGAAGGCCACAAGCCAGGACCCCATCAGCGACAAGGCCGCAGCCTGGGGTCGGAATGGCACTGCTACCGATGTGTCGACCGCGCTCAATAGGCGTTTTCCGTGTTGAGGAGCCGGATGGGCGTCAGGAACAGGATCTTCAGATCGAACAGCAGCGACCAGTTTTCGATGTAGTAAAGGTCGAAGGCCGTGCGGAACTTGATCTTTTCATCCGTGTCGATTTCGCCGCGCCAGCCATTGATCTGCGCCCAGCCGGTAACTCCGGGCTTCACCCGATGCCTGGCAAAATATCCCTCCACCACTTCGCCATAAAGCTTGTCGCGCGTTTGGGCGAGGACGGCATGCGGACGTGGACCGACCAGTGAAAGTTCGCCGCGTAACACATTGAAAATCTGGGGCAATTCATCAATCGATGTTTTGCGGATAAAGCGTCCGACAGGTGTCACGCGGGGGTCATTCTTGGTCACCGCATTCCTGGCGGTCGGGTCGCTCATCTCGGTATACATCGAGCGGAACTTCAGGACATTGATGACCTCATTGTTGAAGCCATGTCGCTTCTGGACAAAGAGAATGGGTCCCTTGGAAGTGGCTTTCACCGCAATCGCGGCACCGATGAACACCGGCCAGAGAAGCAACAGGGCAATGATGCTGAAAACGATGTCGAACGCGCGCTTGGCGACCGAATCCCAGTCACGGATCGGCTTGTCGAGGATGTCGAGCAGCGGCACGGCCCCAACATGGGAATAGGCACGCGGGCGAAAACGCAGATTGTTGGAATGTGCAGCAAGACGTATGTCGACCGGCAGCACCCAGAGCATTTTCATGAGTTGCATGATCCGGGCCTCCGCACTGAGCGGCAGCGCGATGATCAGCATGTCGATATGGGCCAGACGTGCAAATTCAACGAGTTGAGCGACGGTTCCGAGCTTCGGATAGCCTGCCACCATATCCGGCGAGCGCTCGCTGTTACGGTCATCAAAGATGCCGCAGATGCGAATGTCGTTTTCCGGCTGTTGCTCCAGCGCCCGGATCAGATCCTTGGCGGCCTTGCCACCACCAACAATGACGGCGCGACGCTCCATGATGCCATTGCGCGCCCAGCGGCGGATCGCATAGCCGATCAGGGTCCGTTCGGCGATGAGGAAGAGAAGGGTGCTGCCATACCAGGCCGCCAGCACCGCTCTGTACCCTGCGCTCTCGTCCATGAACAGGAAGATCGATACCGCAACCAGCGCCAGCGCGACCGTCCAGGCGGACAGGATGCGGCCAAGAGACCGCAGCGGTGTCCGCAGGATGGCGACCTGGTAGCAGTCCATGATTTGCAGCGAGAGAACAGCAAGCCCTGCGCCACTCACTCCAGCGACGAACATGCCCAACAGATGTTGCGAGGCGTTCGCGGCGATTACGAAATTGGAGGCGAGTGCAAGCCCGAGAATGCAAAGGAACTCGAACAGCCGCAATTGCCCGATGACGATCGTCGGGGAGTAGTTGGCGTCCTTGTACTGTCCAGCGATCTGCTTGGCGAGCGCATTGATCTCAGTTGCTTCGGAAGAGCTCGTCGTGCCGTGCGCCTCTGCGGCCAGGCGGCGCATGGCAGAGATATCGAAAACTTCGGGTTTTTCGGCCTTGTTCATTTCGGATCCTGGATCTGGATTGGCCGAAGATTAGCAAGGAGGTCCTAAGAAACGCTTTCTTCCAGACCCGCGAATATTGATGGATGTAGCGGAATGGCACGGATTGACCGGGTTTACCGCCTTTTTATCGCGTGAAGAGCTTCCTTCGATAGAAGGCTTCGAGATCCTTCGCCATCGTCGTTGTTGCAAACTTCTGGAGGAACAGCTCTCGGTTCGGGATCACGCCATCGGACCAGCCTGGGACTGTAATCGCGTGTGCCATGGCATTGGCGAGTTCGGTCGGATCGCCCGGCGGCACGAGCGCCTTGCTGTTTCGGCCGAGAATTTCGGGAACGCCACCGACACGGCTTGCAATAACCGTCTTGCCAGCACCGATCGCCTCCAGCACGATATAGGGCATGGCCTCTGCTCGTGACGGAACGACCAAGATTGCGGATTTCGCAAAGGCCTCGTGGATCGGCATGGCGGGCAGGATGCCGACACGTCGACCGAGCCCCTTTGTTTCTAGAAGCCGTTGATATTTTGCTTGATCGGGGCCATCGCCGATGATCAGACCCGTCAAGGGTCGACCGACAATCCTTTCGGCCTTGGCGAAGGCCTCTATAAACACATCGGGACCCTTGAGGTCCCTGAGCATGCCAACATAGATGAAGTCCACCGCATCCGGAGCAACGGGGACCAACTGAAAGTCCTGCTCGCCAATTCCGTTATAGATGCGTTCGGCATCACAACGGGGGATGCCGACCTTCTTGCTATATGTCTCCCGTTCATAGTCGCAGACAAAACAGAGGCCGTCCGTCAGCCGCTCAAGCTGGCGCTCGATGCGAAGAACGATCTGTCCGGCGGCGGTCCGGCGAGAGAAGTGGAGACTGCCCCCATGGGGCGAATAAAAGCGGGCAACGCGATACCTTTTGACCCGCAAGGCTGAGCCGACCAATCTCGCGACCACACCGCCCTTGGCGCCGTGACCATGCAAGACATCAGGCTGCAATTCCTTGATTTGTTTGTAGCTTCCAGTCAGCGCCGGGATATCCCTGAGGCTGATGGCGCGGTCGATCCTCAGGCGGGTGAGCCCAAGGGAGAGAAATGGCATGATATGCTCAAACAGCTTGTCCTCATGGGCGCCACCGGTCGAACTGTCGCAGATGATGCCGACCTGGTGGCCGAGACGGCTATGCTGCTCGGCGAGATCGCGGACATGGCGGAAAATGCCGCCAACCGGCGAACGAAAGCAATGCAGAATGCGGAGCGGTCCATCCGGTTGCATGGATCAGAACAGCCGCTCGCGGACATGGATGGTGTCACCTGCGAGGATCGGATCCGTGATCGGAACCCGACCGGTAATGATCTGTCCGTTGATCTTGCGGGTGACATCCACGTCGCGCTGATTGGCGCGGCTGTTGAAACCACCGGCGACGGCGACAGCGTTCATGATTGTCATGCCCGGCACATAGGAGAACTGTCCCGGTTGACCGACCTGACCGATCACAAAAATGGAGCGGTAGCGGTCAACTTCGATCGAGACGTCCGGATCGCGGAGGAAACCCTGTTTCAACTTCTGTGCGATCACACCTTCCAGCTGGGGAAGGGTGGCGCCCCGGGCCGGCACCTGGCCGATCAGCGGGAAGGCAATGTAGCCGGCCTGATCCACGGTGTAGGTATTGGTCAGATTGGCCTGGTCAAACACGGTGATGCGCAGGCGGTCACCGCTGTCCAGACGGTAAGGCTGGATTGTCGCCTCATGAAAGACCTTTGGCGCAGGCTGATAGCTGGCGCATCCGCTCAGACCGACGGCCATCGTTGCCACTGCGAGCAAGATACATTTCTTCAAGCCAGCTCGTATCATCCGTGCTCGCGTCCCTTTGTCATGCGCTCAAGTCCTGCCGTTATCAAACAGTTAGGGTTAACACCCCGTAAAGGCCCGAGGCGATAAGGCACATTCGAATTGATTTTGGCGCAGGTTGGTCGATTAACGGTTGCGTTACCATGTTCCTTTACGGTCCCACATGTTTTGTACCGGGAGTTTGCCATGTCGAGCGTAGGGAACGGCCACCAGGACGTTGATATCAATCTCGCACAGCTGTTTCAGGCGGTGTGGGACAAGAAGGCGCGTATCCTCGCGACGACGGCGCTGGTCGGCAGTTTGGCCTTTGTCGGTTCCAGCATGATGTCGCCGACCTATCAGGGTGATGCTCGCATTCTGATTGAGTCGCGCCAGCCGGATTTTACAGTCCAGGGGGCTGCTGCCCCGACAACGGCACCGGTGGCTGATGAACTGAACGTGATGAGCCAGGTCCAACTGCTCCAGTCGGTAGATCTGATCAAGCAGGTGGCGCGCGATCTGAAGCTCTATGAACTGCCGGAATTCGATCCCGATACCCAGCCTTCTGCCATTTCCGATATCCTGGTCCTTCTGGGTATCAAAAGCAGCCCGCTTGATCTTGCACCGGAAGAGCGCGTGCTGAAGGCGTTCAAGGAGAAGCTGTCGGTCTTTCAGGTCGACAATTCCCGGGTCATCGGCATTGAATTCTCTTCCAAGGATCCGAAGCTCGCGGCTGCCGTGCCCAATGCCATGACGGATGTCTATCAGCAGCTTCAGAGCGGGGCCAAGCTCGACACGAATTCCGAGGCGGCGCGCTGGTTGGAAACGGAAATCGCCAACCTGCGGGAGAAGGTCCGCGAGGCTGAACAGAAAGTCGCTGAATACCGCTCGGCTTCTGGCCTCCTGCCCACCAGCGAGACCTCCAGTTTCAGTTCGACCCAGCTTGCCAATATCTCGTCTGAACTCGCACGAGTCCGGGGTGAGCGAGCCAGTGCCGAAGCAACCGCCCAGAATGTTCGCGAAGCCTTGCGGGCAGGGCGGTCGACCGACACGATAGAGGCGATTGCCGGCTCTGAGGCGATCCAGCGACTGAAGACGACGGAATCACAGGTCCAGGCACAGATTTCCGATCTGTCGACGAGCCTTCTGGAAGGTCATCCCCGGATGAAGGCTTTGCGTGCTCAGCTCGCCGGGCTTCGCGCGCAGATTTCTTCCGAATCCACCAAGATTGCCGCAAGCCTCGAAAATCAAGCTGCCATCGCACGTGAGCGAGAAACCCAGTTGATCGCCCAGTTGAACACGGTGAAAGCCGATAGCGCGCGTGCCGGTGAGGATGAGGTGGGGCTGATGGCCCTTGAGCGCGAAGCGACTGCGCAGCGGCAATTGCTTGAGACTTATCTGGCCCGTTATCGCGAAGCGACCTCCAAGATCAGTGCGGATGCAATTCCTGCCGATGCCCGGGTGATCTCCCGTGCAATCGAGCCCTCTGAGCCGGTCTTTCCAAAGGTTCTGCCGATCACCATCGTTGCGACGCTCGCAACGGGCATCCTGAGCGCGGTCGTCATCATGCTGATGGAACTGTTCAGCGGTCGGGCCTTGAGCCCTCGAACGGTGTCGGGCGGTACAGCTCGCCAGAGACTTGAAGAGGACGGGCAGTCGGTGCTGCCGGCGACGCCCTTGATGCCGCCGAAGCGTGCCGAGACCAAAGCCGCAAGACCGAACGCCGCATTCACGATGCCGGAAGTGGAGGCGGATGAAGACCTCGCGGAGGAAATGGAAGAGCACCTCGATCTCCCGAAGCGTCGCCCGGCAAGCAAGGATCAGCCCGACCATGAATTCTCCATCCGGTCGGTGGCCAAACACCTTCTGGCGCAGGAAACGCGAATTGCCTTCGTTATATCTCCCTCAGGGGATGATGGTTCGCTGGCGACGGTCGAGCTTGCGCGGGAGCTCGCAAATCGCGACACCCGCCTTGTGCTCATTGACATGACGGGAACGGCGGCACCATCGGATGCGATGACAGGAAACCCGGATTTGCCCGGCATTACCGATCTCTTGTGTGGTTCTGCAACTTTTGCCGAGGCGATCCATCCAGACCTTTTGTCGGGTGCCGACATCATTCCCCAGGGAACGGCCGATATCCGGCAAGCCATGCGTGGCGCGGATCGACTGTCCATGATCGCTGATGCACTTTCAGACGCCTATGACATGGTTCTGGTGGAATGCGGTCCCGCCAATGCGCAAGGTGTTGCCAAGCTTTCTCGCAATGACACCCATGAAATCATCCTGTCAGCGCCCAATCCCAGCACCGAGGAACTTGAGGACATCATGTTGGCCTTTGAAAAGGTCGGGTATTCGGATCTGGTGCTGATGGCGGACGGCGGCTTTGAACCGGAAAGCGATCACCGCGACGCGGCGTAATCGTCGGCTCGCTTTCGCTTGCGATCAGTCCTCTGGCGCCTCAACGGTGGAATTCCGTTTCGCCTTTCCGGCCCTCAGTCGCTGGATGAAGGCATAGAGCTTGGGATTGCCCTTGATCAGCGCCTTTGTTTTCGTGGTGAGCTTCAAGGCCAGGGCCGCAAGCTGACCCTTTGCATTGATCGGCAGGACAATATCGTGGTGCACCGTCTCGATATTGCACCAGCTTCTCTTGTAATCCTGGTCACCGATACCGAAGTCGAACAGCGACTGACCATCAGCGCTCTCTTGTTCGATCATGAGCCAGAAGAGCAATTCGCCCGGACTTGCCTCGGGCAGGCAGTCGGGCTCGATCGAGCCGAACTGGCAGATCACATGATCTCCCTTGCGCGATAATCCACTGATTGCAGCGATCTGGTGCTCCCCGCCGAGATTGAGGCGCAGGGCGTGAAGCTCCAGCGGAATATTTGAACCGCCGCGATCGGCCTCCAGCAACAAGTGAAAGAATGCCTGCGTTTCGGCGGCCTGGAACACATCCGGCAGCCCCAAGGCCTCGAAGCGCTTCCGCTTTTGCTCAAAGAAGAGGTCCAGGAGAACCTGCTTTTCGATCGCTTCCTTCGGCTTGACATGCTCGAATGTCCCGACCGCCTCGATCTTGCGAAGCTGGGTCCGATATTTCTTGCGTCGACGCTTGGCATTGAGCGGCGCGATGGTCTCTTCCATCGTGGGCCGAAGTTCCAGCTGAAAAGCGTGGTTTTGATTTTCCACGCTATCGAGACCGGCAAAAGGATGCTGAACGCCGCGCCAACGGAGCGGGACATTCGAGAGCCAGATCAGATCCGCAACATCCTTGACTGCATTCCTCAGGGCCGCAGCCAGTTCTTTCCGATCCAGAGCCGCAAGCTCTCTGCGGTGCCTTGAGGCGATCAGCCCGGTGTTAATGTTGCTGAACTCGCTGCCCATGAATTGTGCCTTGCGCACGGGTCCATCCTGGCGGATTTCCAGAGGGAGCAGAAAGGCCGTTTCCTGACCCATGCAGCCTTCAAGAATGGCAACTGGTCGATGATGCGTAAATTCCCAGGCGCGGCACCAGTCATAGCCCTGATGCAGGGAGTTGAGCGGATCGGCTTCAAGCAGTCGCCAAATTGTCTCGACCGATGCCATGTCGGAATGCAGTTTCATCGTCATCGAACCGAAACCGCCTTGCGACCGGTGATGAGTTAGGTTTCCCGCGTCATCGGATTGCTGCAAGGTCTCCTGCAAGCCTCACTCCTGATTCTGGATAGGTTCGTGCATGATAGACCGGCTCGGTGCAGAATGTCTCGCAAACCGCCAGCGCTTCAGCCAAAATTGAACGCAAAGATCCAGCGGAGAAGCACGGTCTGCGTCAGCGACGCTTGGGGCCCGCCATCCATTTGATGACCAGCATTGCCGGTATGACCCAAAGCAGGCCGGAAAACAGGAAGTAGAGAAGATGCACCCACCATTCAGCCTCGGCCAGTGTTGCCGTGGCAATCGCCGTTGCAGCGATGGCATAAATGGACACGATCACGATGATCGCAATGGTTCCGATGAATGAGCGCAGTGTGGGGCGCATCTGTGAGCCTCTTATTGTGCATCCCGGTTCCGCCGAACCATGGACGCGACCGCTTGCCGCAAACGAGCGGGCTTGTTTTGCACGCTATCCTGATGCAAATCAACGGTTCACAAGAGGATTGACGAATGACAACTGCCCTGACCGACAGCGAACTTGGTGTTCGCAGAGACACCGACCGTGT from Peteryoungia desertarenae encodes the following:
- a CDS encoding O-antigen ligase family protein, with translation MSAVDTSVAVPFRPQAAALSLMGSWLVAFSVFLSGFVMSEPAPYELLLVGQVAIWFLFGLKISRAVAPLLVLLLIFNVGGMLSLTVMKDLASGPMYVAVSLFLALTSVFFAAIIEDRHERLRMIFRAWVAAALVTGTLGILGYFHAFPGAEVFTRFDRAKGAFQDPNVFGPFLIAPILYLMHGLLTQPLKKAPLRLLGVLILTLAVFLSFSRAAWGLFLFATVALVFVLLLKERTNAFRLKILTLSLTAVGLMVVALVIALQFDRVADLFSTRTQLVQEYDGGHLGRFDRHKIGFLMAMEHPLGIGPLVFSTIYPEDEHNIWLKSLTSYGWLGFVAYLTLMIWTLSIGFRYLLRDRPWQPYLMVSWIMVIGHVIIGNVIDTDHWRHFYLLLGIVWGCGALEWRYQRQLHTGRNAA
- a CDS encoding DUF2842 domain-containing protein; this encodes MRPTLRSFIGTIAIIVIVSIYAIAATAIATATLAEAEWWVHLLYFLFSGLLWVIPAMLVIKWMAGPKRR
- a CDS encoding polysaccharide biosynthesis/export family protein codes for the protein MIRAGLKKCILLAVATMAVGLSGCASYQPAPKVFHEATIQPYRLDSGDRLRITVFDQANLTNTYTVDQAGYIAFPLIGQVPARGATLPQLEGVIAQKLKQGFLRDPDVSIEVDRYRSIFVIGQVGQPGQFSYVPGMTIMNAVAVAGGFNSRANQRDVDVTRKINGQIITGRVPITDPILAGDTIHVRERLF
- a CDS encoding glycosyltransferase family 4 protein, which translates into the protein MQPDGPLRILHCFRSPVGGIFRHVRDLAEQHSRLGHQVGIICDSSTGGAHEDKLFEHIMPFLSLGLTRLRIDRAISLRDIPALTGSYKQIKELQPDVLHGHGAKGGVVARLVGSALRVKRYRVARFYSPHGGSLHFSRRTAAGQIVLRIERQLERLTDGLCFVCDYERETYSKKVGIPRCDAERIYNGIGEQDFQLVPVAPDAVDFIYVGMLRDLKGPDVFIEAFAKAERIVGRPLTGLIIGDGPDQAKYQRLLETKGLGRRVGILPAMPIHEAFAKSAILVVPSRAEAMPYIVLEAIGAGKTVIASRVGGVPEILGRNSKALVPPGDPTELANAMAHAITVPGWSDGVIPNRELFLQKFATTTMAKDLEAFYRRKLFTR
- a CDS encoding GNAT family N-acetyltransferase codes for the protein MTMKLHSDMASVETIWRLLEADPLNSLHQGYDWCRAWEFTHHRPVAILEGCMGQETAFLLPLEIRQDGPVRKAQFMGSEFSNINTGLIASRHRRELAALDRKELAAALRNAVKDVADLIWLSNVPLRWRGVQHPFAGLDSVENQNHAFQLELRPTMEETIAPLNAKRRRKKYRTQLRKIEAVGTFEHVKPKEAIEKQVLLDLFFEQKRKRFEALGLPDVFQAAETQAFFHLLLEADRGGSNIPLELHALRLNLGGEHQIAAISGLSRKGDHVICQFGSIEPDCLPEASPGELLFWLMIEQESADGQSLFDFGIGDQDYKRSWCNIETVHHDIVLPINAKGQLAALALKLTTKTKALIKGNPKLYAFIQRLRAGKAKRNSTVEAPED
- a CDS encoding undecaprenyl-phosphate glucose phosphotransferase is translated as MNKAEKPEVFDISAMRRLAAEAHGTTSSSEATEINALAKQIAGQYKDANYSPTIVIGQLRLFEFLCILGLALASNFVIAANASQHLLGMFVAGVSGAGLAVLSLQIMDCYQVAILRTPLRSLGRILSAWTVALALVAVSIFLFMDESAGYRAVLAAWYGSTLLFLIAERTLIGYAIRRWARNGIMERRAVIVGGGKAAKDLIRALEQQPENDIRICGIFDDRNSERSPDMVAGYPKLGTVAQLVEFARLAHIDMLIIALPLSAEARIMQLMKMLWVLPVDIRLAAHSNNLRFRPRAYSHVGAVPLLDILDKPIRDWDSVAKRAFDIVFSIIALLLLWPVFIGAAIAVKATSKGPILFVQKRHGFNNEVINVLKFRSMYTEMSDPTARNAVTKNDPRVTPVGRFIRKTSIDELPQIFNVLRGELSLVGPRPHAVLAQTRDKLYGEVVEGYFARHRVKPGVTGWAQINGWRGEIDTDEKIKFRTAFDLYYIENWSLLFDLKILFLTPIRLLNTENAY
- a CDS encoding GumC family protein, which produces MSSVGNGHQDVDINLAQLFQAVWDKKARILATTALVGSLAFVGSSMMSPTYQGDARILIESRQPDFTVQGAAAPTTAPVADELNVMSQVQLLQSVDLIKQVARDLKLYELPEFDPDTQPSAISDILVLLGIKSSPLDLAPEERVLKAFKEKLSVFQVDNSRVIGIEFSSKDPKLAAAVPNAMTDVYQQLQSGAKLDTNSEAARWLETEIANLREKVREAEQKVAEYRSASGLLPTSETSSFSSTQLANISSELARVRGERASAEATAQNVREALRAGRSTDTIEAIAGSEAIQRLKTTESQVQAQISDLSTSLLEGHPRMKALRAQLAGLRAQISSESTKIAASLENQAAIARERETQLIAQLNTVKADSARAGEDEVGLMALEREATAQRQLLETYLARYREATSKISADAIPADARVISRAIEPSEPVFPKVLPITIVATLATGILSAVVIMLMELFSGRALSPRTVSGGTARQRLEEDGQSVLPATPLMPPKRAETKAARPNAAFTMPEVEADEDLAEEMEEHLDLPKRRPASKDQPDHEFSIRSVAKHLLAQETRIAFVISPSGDDGSLATVELARELANRDTRLVLIDMTGTAAPSDAMTGNPDLPGITDLLCGSATFAEAIHPDLLSGADIIPQGTADIRQAMRGADRLSMIADALSDAYDMVLVECGPANAQGVAKLSRNDTHEIILSAPNPSTEELEDIMLAFEKVGYSDLVLMADGGFEPESDHRDAA